A window of Flavobacterium flavigenum contains these coding sequences:
- a CDS encoding metal-dependent hydrolase: MKITYFGHASLGIEVGGKHIIVDPFITGNPLASAIDINTLKADYILLTHAHGDHVLDVEAIANRTEATIVSNAEIASYYAKLGLKAHPMNHGGSWKFDFGKVKYVSAIHSSSFPDGTYGGNPGGFVIESEHKNIYIAGDTALTMDMKLIPLRTKLDLAILPVGDNFTMDIDDAIIASDFIECDKILGYHYDTFGYIEINHEESIRKFFDKGKDLMLLKIGESIQL, from the coding sequence ATGAAAATCACATATTTTGGCCACGCATCTTTAGGAATTGAAGTAGGAGGAAAGCATATAATCGTTGATCCTTTTATTACAGGAAATCCATTAGCATCTGCAATTGATATAAATACATTAAAAGCAGATTATATTTTGCTTACCCATGCGCATGGCGATCACGTTCTCGATGTTGAAGCTATTGCAAATCGAACAGAAGCGACCATCGTTTCAAATGCCGAAATCGCAAGTTATTATGCAAAATTAGGTTTAAAAGCACATCCTATGAACCATGGAGGAAGCTGGAAATTCGATTTTGGAAAGGTGAAATATGTTAGTGCTATTCACTCAAGTTCTTTTCCTGATGGCACGTATGGAGGAAATCCCGGAGGTTTTGTAATTGAAAGCGAACATAAAAACATCTACATCGCCGGAGATACAGCACTAACAATGGATATGAAACTGATTCCTTTGAGAACAAAACTGGATTTGGCTATTTTGCCAGTCGGAGATAATTTTACAATGGATATTGATGATGCTATTATCGCTTCTGATTTTATAGAATGCGACAAAATTCTCGGCTATCACTACGATACATTTGGTTACATCGAAATTAATCACGAAGAATCGATCCGTAAATTCTTTGATAAAGGAAAAGATTTGATGCTTCTCAAAATCGGGGAATCAATCCAACTTTAA
- the menA gene encoding 1,4-dihydroxy-2-naphthoate octaprenyltransferase, which yields MKHWIEAARLRTLPLSVSGIIVGSIYALSNPTETVNTPTEVFSWKVFGFALLTTLGLQVLSNFANDYGDGVKGTDNADRVGPQRAIQSGVITPQAMKKAIIITSLLTLLSAIILIYFAFGENNFGYSIFFLVLGITAIASAIRYTVGNSAYGYKGFGDVFVFVFFGLVSTLGVNFLHTKEVDPLLILPAISIGLLSVGVLNLNNMRDEESDRKSGKNTIVVQIGGKNAKIYHFSLIVTAMLLVVIFAVLSHYRFDQYLFLLAYIPLTKHLITVYKNQNPKLLDPELKKLALSTFLLSILLTVCMISLISDIIVNLFLGGR from the coding sequence ATGAAACATTGGATTGAAGCCGCCAGATTGCGCACATTACCTTTATCGGTTTCCGGAATTATAGTAGGAAGCATTTATGCTTTATCTAACCCAACAGAAACTGTAAATACACCTACAGAAGTTTTTAGCTGGAAAGTTTTTGGCTTTGCCCTTTTAACAACACTTGGACTCCAGGTTTTATCCAACTTTGCAAATGATTATGGTGATGGGGTAAAAGGAACTGATAATGCTGACAGGGTTGGTCCCCAAAGAGCTATCCAGAGTGGCGTAATTACACCACAGGCAATGAAAAAAGCAATTATAATAACTTCATTATTAACACTTTTATCTGCCATTATTCTGATATATTTTGCTTTTGGAGAAAATAATTTTGGATATTCTATCTTCTTTTTAGTACTCGGAATCACAGCTATTGCTTCTGCAATTCGATATACAGTTGGCAATTCTGCATATGGCTACAAAGGGTTTGGAGACGTATTTGTTTTTGTTTTCTTTGGGCTTGTGAGTACTCTGGGTGTTAATTTTCTGCATACTAAAGAAGTTGATCCGCTTTTGATTTTACCCGCTATTTCAATTGGTTTATTAAGTGTTGGGGTTTTAAACCTGAACAATATGCGTGATGAAGAGTCAGACAGAAAATCCGGAAAAAATACAATTGTAGTTCAGATAGGAGGAAAAAACGCCAAGATTTATCACTTTTCATTGATTGTTACCGCTATGCTTTTAGTGGTTATTTTTGCTGTTTTAAGTCATTACAGATTCGATCAGTATCTCTTTTTGCTGGCTTATATTCCTTTAACTAAACATTTAATTACCGTTTATAAAAATCAGAATCCTAAGCTCTTAGATCCGGAATTAAAAAAGCTTGCACTGAGTACTTTTTTACTTTCCATTTTATTAACAGTTTGTATGATTTCATTGATTTCAGACATTATTGTAAATCTATTTTTAGGAGGAAGATAA
- a CDS encoding 1,4-dihydroxy-2-naphthoyl-CoA synthase gives MDWITAREFEDITYKKCNGVARIAFNRPNVRNAFRPKTTSELYQAFYDAQEDTSIGVVLLSAEGPSTKDGIYSFCSGGDQNARGHQGYVGDDGQHRLNILEVQRLIRFMPKVVIAVVPGWAVGGGHSLHVVCDMTLASKEHAIFKQTDADVTSFDGGYGSAYLAKMVGQKKAREIFFLGRNYSAQEAFEMGMVNAVIPHDELEATAYEWAQEILQKSPTSIKMLKFAMNLTDDGMVGQQVFAGEATRLAYMTEEAKEGRNAFLEKRKPNFGENKWLP, from the coding sequence ATGGATTGGATAACTGCCAGAGAATTCGAAGATATCACCTATAAAAAATGTAACGGAGTTGCACGAATAGCTTTTAACAGACCGAATGTGAGGAATGCTTTTCGCCCAAAAACAACATCAGAGTTGTATCAGGCTTTTTACGATGCACAGGAAGATACTTCAATAGGAGTAGTTTTGCTATCTGCCGAAGGTCCGTCAACAAAAGATGGCATATATTCTTTTTGCAGTGGGGGAGATCAAAATGCACGCGGGCACCAAGGCTATGTGGGAGATGATGGGCAACACCGTTTAAATATTCTTGAAGTGCAGCGATTAATTCGTTTTATGCCAAAAGTTGTAATTGCAGTTGTACCAGGCTGGGCAGTTGGAGGCGGACATAGCTTACATGTTGTCTGCGACATGACACTGGCAAGTAAAGAACACGCTATTTTTAAGCAAACAGATGCTGATGTAACCAGCTTTGATGGTGGATATGGATCAGCTTACCTGGCAAAAATGGTAGGTCAGAAGAAGGCACGTGAGATTTTCTTTTTAGGAAGAAATTATTCTGCCCAGGAAGCTTTCGAAATGGGAATGGTAAATGCAGTCATTCCTCATGATGAACTCGAGGCAACAGCATACGAATGGGCACAGGAAATCCTTCAAAAATCCCCAACTTCTATAAAAATGCTAAAATTTGCCATGAACCTGACAGATGACGGAATGGTTGGACAGCAGGTATTTGCAGGCGAAGCCACTCGACTTGCTTATATGACCGAAGAGGCTAAAGAAGGAAGAAATGCCTTTTTAGAGAAAAGAAAGCCGAATTTTGGTGAAAATAAATGGTTGCCATAA
- a CDS encoding Arm DNA-binding domain-containing protein has protein sequence MGFFLKRPKIESKEWIVYFRITVDGIRKESSTKRRWDNTRWDQRFERAVGSKEDAKSLNFFLDSLTLKINVEKPVNLTT, from the coding sequence TTGGGATTCTTTTTAAAAAGACCCAAAATAGAAAGTAAAGAATGGATCGTATATTTCAGAATAACTGTTGACGGTATCCGCAAGGAAAGTTCAACTAAGAGAAGATGGGATAATACACGGTGGGATCAAAGGTTCGAAAGAGCAGTCGGCTCAAAGGAAGATGCAAAGTCGCTGAACTTCTTTTTGGATTCGCTGACTTTAAAAATCAATGTGGAAAAACCGGTCAATTTGACCACCTAA
- the istA gene encoding IS21 family transposase yields MANKITDMSKIRKVIKFYCNGKSKLFISSYLSLSRNTVKKYISLFEVLELSFELIDQKTDAELELLFSQTSVEAISPRLQTLYDFFPKMERELKKVGVTVQHMWEQYIAVNPDGYRTSQFHYHYNIWGKRVNPVMHMNHKAGDKMYVDYAGKTLSIIDIDTGEVKEVQFFVAILGASQYTYAEASMSQQKEYFVDSVENAMRFFEGTPVAIVPDNLKSAVIKSSRFEPTINETLADLAEHYETTILPARAYRPRDKSLVEGAVKILYRRIYVTIKETKFFSLEELNQQIWDLLDSHNNRKLTGRPYSRFELFLEDEKEKLRPLPQDRFEIKYQSFATVMQNGHVQLSQDKNYYSVPYQYVKKKAKLLYTKSTVEIYYKYNRIAVHPRNYKPYVYTTTPEHLASTHQFVAQWSAARFIEWANNIDESVGEYIMQIIESRNHPEQAYKSCLGILNFEKKVGRQRLINACRRALDFKIYNFKTIQNILENNLDHIDFDQEPEQELPDHSNIRGKHYYN; encoded by the coding sequence ATGGCAAACAAAATAACAGACATGAGTAAAATTAGAAAAGTAATTAAATTCTATTGTAATGGAAAGAGTAAGTTATTTATAAGTAGCTACTTATCCCTTTCAAGAAATACGGTAAAGAAATATATTTCTTTATTTGAAGTTCTCGAATTAAGCTTTGAATTAATCGACCAAAAAACCGATGCAGAGCTGGAACTTTTATTCTCCCAGACTAGTGTAGAGGCCATTAGCCCGAGATTACAGACACTTTATGATTTTTTTCCTAAAATGGAACGTGAACTAAAAAAAGTTGGCGTTACCGTACAGCATATGTGGGAACAATATATTGCTGTAAATCCTGATGGTTATCGAACTTCACAATTTCATTATCATTACAATATATGGGGCAAACGAGTTAATCCGGTCATGCATATGAACCATAAGGCTGGTGATAAAATGTATGTTGATTATGCCGGAAAGACACTCTCAATTATTGATATAGATACTGGAGAAGTCAAAGAAGTACAATTTTTTGTAGCAATATTGGGCGCTAGCCAATACACGTATGCTGAAGCTTCCATGAGCCAGCAAAAGGAATACTTTGTTGACTCGGTAGAAAATGCCATGCGCTTTTTTGAAGGCACTCCTGTCGCCATTGTTCCAGATAATTTAAAATCTGCCGTAATAAAAAGCAGTCGTTTTGAACCGACAATCAATGAAACCCTGGCTGATTTAGCAGAACATTACGAAACCACAATTTTACCTGCCAGAGCTTACAGACCCAGAGACAAATCATTAGTTGAAGGAGCTGTTAAGATATTATATCGAAGGATTTATGTAACCATAAAAGAAACTAAGTTCTTTTCTCTGGAAGAATTAAACCAGCAGATCTGGGATTTACTTGACTCTCACAATAACAGAAAACTAACAGGACGCCCTTATTCCCGTTTTGAATTATTTTTAGAAGACGAGAAAGAAAAACTGCGTCCACTCCCACAAGATCGTTTTGAAATTAAATACCAGTCTTTTGCAACAGTAATGCAAAACGGTCATGTTCAATTAAGCCAGGACAAAAACTATTACAGCGTTCCGTATCAATATGTAAAGAAGAAAGCCAAGCTGTTATATACCAAATCAACGGTAGAGATTTATTATAAATACAATCGAATAGCTGTACATCCAAGAAACTACAAACCTTATGTCTATACAACAACTCCTGAGCATTTAGCCAGTACACATCAATTTGTAGCCCAATGGAGTGCTGCCCGCTTCATTGAATGGGCTAATAATATTGATGAGTCAGTAGGAGAATATATAATGCAGATAATCGAAAGCAGAAATCATCCAGAACAGGCTTATAAAAGCTGTTTAGGAATACTGAATTTTGAAAAAAAGGTAGGCAGACAGCGATTAATAAATGCCTGCAGGCGGGCACTTGATTTTAAAATTTACAATTTTAAGACCATACAAAACATTTTAGAAAACAACTTGGATCATATTGATTTTGATCAAGAACCTGAGCAGGAACTTCCCGATCACAGTAACATAAGAGGAAAACACTATTATAACTAA
- the istB gene encoding IS21-like element helper ATPase IstB — translation MNESTVTKMKQMKLYGMFNAFKTAIESGKTDHYTLDQFVSMIIDAEWDERYNRRIERSITNAKFHYKSNIESINFDVSRNLDRNMVLRLAECEFIEKNENILITGSTGVGKSYLGTALGYQACIQGFKVSYFNTSKLFARLKMAKADGTYLRELTKIQRQDVIILDDFGLQALDSHNRITLLEIIEDRHNNGSIIVTSQIPVQGWYDIIGEKTIADAILDRLIHQSHRLELHGESMRKKRGINKE, via the coding sequence ATGAATGAATCCACAGTAACCAAAATGAAACAAATGAAGCTTTATGGCATGTTTAATGCTTTTAAAACAGCCATTGAAAGCGGGAAAACAGATCATTATACCCTTGACCAGTTTGTATCGATGATTATTGATGCAGAATGGGATGAAAGGTACAATCGTCGTATTGAACGAAGTATCACTAATGCCAAATTCCATTACAAATCAAATATTGAAAGTATCAATTTTGATGTATCACGTAACCTGGACCGAAACATGGTACTGCGTCTGGCAGAATGCGAATTTATAGAGAAAAACGAAAACATTTTAATCACTGGAAGCACCGGTGTCGGTAAAAGTTATTTAGGTACTGCATTAGGTTATCAAGCCTGTATACAGGGTTTTAAGGTAAGTTATTTTAATACCTCAAAATTGTTCGCTAGACTAAAAATGGCTAAAGCAGATGGTACTTATCTACGGGAACTTACCAAAATACAAAGACAGGATGTTATAATACTTGATGATTTTGGACTTCAGGCACTTGACAGCCATAACCGAATTACTCTTTTGGAGATCATAGAGGACAGGCATAATAACGGCTCTATAATCGTGACATCACAAATACCAGTTCAAGGCTGGTATGATATAATTGGAGAAAAAACGATAGCCGATGCAATATTAGACAGACTTATACACCAATCTCATAGGCTTGAATTACATGGAGAATCCATGAGAAAGAAAAGAGGAATAAACAAAGAGTGA
- a CDS encoding RICIN domain-containing protein, whose translation MKRFRKLLFLFLVFIPLMELFAWPGMPLPPLHIEGKNLKDPCGKNVLLHGVAITPSPWFNGCSYNQCRWDNYNVQGCLNYNNAVMDALTNTNNGWKLNYIRLHIDPYWTNTPGCSAGENNISCFNYNRLVTYVDQVIIPLINHARSRGLYVVLRPPGVCPERIAFGDNYHNYLRTVWQYLSNHPNLKNVDNVMFELANEPIQILGTNGNWGATGDEHFAALHNFFQDLVNRIRANGANNVCWIPGTGYQSHYQGYPNHLITGGNIGYAVHVYPGYWGANAENATSFNNAWNANVQPIANVAPIMITETDWSPSGDQTWGQGTTSGFGLNLKGRIDATGNCSWNLLAPEGLITNGDPYNVTTAFNNSWESCAAPVKQWFSEYANNNIPSQSCNTLINNAVYEIEFKTNSNKVLDLKYGTNANGTVIRPWDKSGATAQQWIAVDAGNGYWRFKSNASSTGRVIDLESADPTNGKSIRLWDSYNNDAQKWLVTDVGNGYYSIKSAVNTSKGWDISNCNMDGTANLQLWEYYGTSCQLFKFNKVGTTTAKTAIEKNTAADNIEIDTNVKIYPNPATGGEFNVYLSSQSDENYSLALYSVNGEQLYETKNLKSNTNELIRAKLTKGLYFVTIYQNSGTTTKKILIE comes from the coding sequence ATGAAAAGATTTCGAAAATTACTTTTTCTGTTTTTAGTGTTTATTCCTCTAATGGAATTATTTGCATGGCCGGGAATGCCATTACCTCCGCTACATATTGAAGGCAAAAATTTAAAGGATCCCTGCGGAAAAAATGTTTTACTGCATGGCGTTGCCATAACACCCAGTCCCTGGTTTAATGGCTGCTCGTATAATCAGTGCCGTTGGGACAATTATAATGTCCAGGGTTGTCTAAATTATAATAATGCTGTTATGGATGCACTCACAAATACAAATAACGGATGGAAATTAAATTATATAAGACTTCATATTGATCCTTACTGGACCAATACACCTGGCTGTTCTGCAGGCGAAAACAACATTTCATGTTTTAACTACAATAGACTGGTAACTTATGTAGATCAGGTTATAATTCCTTTAATCAATCATGCAAGAAGCAGAGGTCTCTATGTTGTACTTCGTCCTCCAGGAGTTTGTCCTGAACGAATTGCTTTTGGAGACAACTACCACAATTACTTAAGAACTGTATGGCAGTATTTATCCAACCATCCAAATTTAAAGAATGTGGATAATGTTATGTTTGAATTAGCCAATGAGCCTATACAAATACTCGGAACAAATGGAAATTGGGGGGCTACTGGCGATGAGCATTTTGCCGCTTTACATAATTTCTTCCAGGATTTAGTAAATAGAATTAGAGCTAATGGTGCCAATAATGTTTGCTGGATACCAGGAACAGGATATCAGTCTCATTACCAAGGATATCCAAATCATTTAATAACAGGAGGAAATATAGGCTATGCTGTGCATGTTTATCCAGGATATTGGGGGGCAAATGCAGAAAATGCCACCAGTTTTAATAATGCCTGGAATGCCAATGTACAACCGATTGCTAATGTAGCACCTATTATGATAACCGAAACAGATTGGTCTCCTTCTGGCGATCAAACATGGGGTCAGGGAACGACAAGCGGTTTTGGTCTGAATTTGAAAGGAAGGATTGATGCCACAGGAAATTGCAGTTGGAATTTACTTGCTCCTGAAGGATTGATAACAAACGGAGATCCCTATAATGTTACAACCGCTTTCAACAACAGTTGGGAATCTTGCGCTGCACCTGTTAAGCAATGGTTCTCTGAATATGCAAACAATAATATACCCTCGCAAAGCTGCAACACTCTAATAAACAATGCTGTTTATGAAATTGAATTTAAAACAAACTCAAATAAAGTCCTGGATCTTAAATATGGAACTAATGCAAATGGTACTGTAATTCGTCCTTGGGATAAATCAGGAGCTACAGCACAGCAATGGATTGCTGTTGATGCAGGTAACGGCTATTGGCGTTTTAAATCAAACGCGAGTTCAACAGGACGTGTAATAGATCTCGAGAGTGCAGACCCAACAAATGGTAAATCGATAAGACTTTGGGATAGTTATAATAATGATGCTCAAAAATGGCTGGTAACAGATGTTGGCAATGGCTATTATAGTATAAAATCTGCTGTTAATACATCAAAAGGCTGGGATATATCAAATTGCAATATGGACGGTACAGCAAACCTTCAGCTTTGGGAATATTACGGAACTTCATGTCAATTATTTAAGTTCAATAAAGTAGGAACTACTACTGCAAAAACTGCAATTGAGAAAAATACCGCAGCAGATAATATAGAAATTGACACGAATGTCAAAATATATCCTAATCCAGCAACTGGAGGAGAGTTTAACGTATATTTATCTTCACAATCAGACGAAAATTATTCTTTAGCACTGTACTCAGTTAATGGCGAACAATTATATGAAACAAAAAATCTAAAATCTAATACTAATGAACTCATTAGAGCAAAACTTACAAAGGGTTTATATTTTGTGACGATATATCAAAATTCAGGTACAACTACCAAAAAAATATTAATTGAATAG
- a CDS encoding DUF1852 domain-containing protein, with amino-acid sequence MENIGNTIKSDFAFKLESTCLDENYHPSSQTRLTTNFANLARGENRQQNLRNALNMINNRFNALAQLDNPKADRYLVELEIITVTMSIDDKNRINNLPLIEVLKTNIFDRKTNQRIEGVAGNNFSSYVRDYDFSILLIEHNKNKPDFCIPENFGDLHGKLYKCFVNSATYKEYFKMSPIICLSVSGNKTYTRTEYQHPVLGFEYLQNEYSITDEYFSKMGLKVRFFMPPNSVAPMAFYHSGDLLADYTDLGLISSISTMETFQKIYRPEIYNSNSAAGKIYQPSLKHEDYSLTRVDYDREERSRLAVEQGKYAEEHFIKPYKSVLEQWSAHFDL; translated from the coding sequence ATGGAAAATATAGGTAATACAATTAAGTCTGATTTTGCATTCAAGCTCGAGAGCACTTGTTTAGATGAAAACTATCACCCCTCAAGCCAAACGCGTCTGACAACCAATTTTGCAAACCTGGCCAGAGGAGAAAATCGTCAGCAGAACTTGCGCAATGCCTTAAATATGATTAACAATCGATTCAATGCATTGGCTCAATTGGATAATCCTAAAGCAGACCGTTATCTTGTAGAACTTGAAATCATCACGGTAACAATGAGTATTGATGATAAGAATCGTATTAACAATCTCCCATTGATTGAAGTTTTAAAAACGAATATTTTTGACCGCAAGACTAACCAGCGTATCGAAGGTGTCGCCGGAAATAATTTTTCTTCTTATGTCCGTGATTATGATTTCAGTATTTTATTGATCGAGCACAATAAAAATAAACCTGATTTTTGTATTCCTGAAAATTTTGGTGACCTGCACGGAAAACTTTACAAATGCTTTGTGAATTCAGCTACTTATAAAGAGTACTTTAAGATGTCACCGATAATCTGTCTAAGTGTATCCGGCAACAAAACGTATACTCGTACTGAGTATCAGCATCCGGTTCTGGGTTTTGAATATCTGCAAAATGAGTACTCTATCACTGATGAATATTTCTCTAAAATGGGTTTAAAAGTTCGTTTTTTCATGCCGCCGAACAGTGTGGCACCGATGGCTTTTTACCATTCCGGAGATCTGCTTGCTGATTATACTGATCTTGGACTAATCAGCTCAATCAGTACGATGGAGACTTTCCAGAAGATTTATCGCCCTGAAATTTACAATTCAAATTCAGCGGCCGGGAAAATCTACCAGCCTAGTCTTAAACACGAAGATTATTCACTCACCCGAGTCGATTATGACCGCGAAGAGCGCAGCCGACTGGCTGTCGAACAGGGTAAATATGCAGAAGAGCATTTTATTAAGCCTTACAAAAGTGTCTTAGAGCAGTGGTCTGCCCATTTTGATCTTTAA
- a CDS encoding methionine synthase, whose product MKKLVPTSIVGSLPKPAWLAPPEKLWSPWKLEGDQLIEGKQDALRISLQEQQLAGVDIISDGEQTRQHFVTTFIEHLSGVDFENRKIVKIRDRYDASVPVVVGEVARQKAVFVEDVKFLRKLTDQPIKWALPGPMTMVDTLYDDHYKSREKLAWEFAKLLNEEARELQDAGVDIIQFDEPAFNVFFDEVNDWGMAALERAIEGLKCQTAVHICYGYGIQANNDWKKTLGSEWRQYEEIFPKIQKSKIDIVSLECHNSRVPFNLIELVRGKKVMVGAIDVATNTIETAEEVADTLRKTLEFVAIENLYPSTNCGMAPLSRNVARGKLSALSAGAEIIRKEFGI is encoded by the coding sequence ATGAAGAAATTAGTACCTACTTCAATTGTGGGAAGTTTACCCAAACCTGCCTGGCTTGCGCCACCCGAAAAACTTTGGTCACCCTGGAAATTAGAAGGAGATCAGTTAATTGAAGGAAAACAGGATGCTTTACGCATTTCTTTGCAGGAACAGCAATTGGCAGGCGTGGATATAATTAGTGATGGTGAGCAGACACGCCAGCATTTCGTAACCACTTTTATCGAACATTTAAGCGGTGTAGATTTTGAAAATCGTAAAATTGTAAAAATTCGTGACCGTTACGATGCAAGTGTTCCTGTTGTTGTGGGTGAAGTTGCACGTCAAAAAGCTGTTTTTGTTGAAGATGTTAAGTTTTTACGTAAACTGACAGATCAACCTATAAAATGGGCATTGCCTGGTCCGATGACAATGGTAGATACCTTATACGATGACCATTACAAAAGCCGGGAAAAACTGGCATGGGAATTTGCGAAATTGCTGAATGAAGAAGCAAGAGAACTTCAGGATGCTGGTGTAGACATTATCCAGTTTGATGAACCGGCATTTAATGTGTTCTTTGATGAAGTAAACGATTGGGGAATGGCTGCATTAGAACGAGCAATTGAAGGTCTAAAATGCCAGACTGCTGTGCATATCTGCTACGGTTACGGAATACAAGCTAATAATGACTGGAAAAAGACCTTGGGTTCAGAATGGCGCCAGTACGAGGAAATTTTCCCTAAAATCCAGAAATCAAAAATTGATATTGTATCATTAGAATGCCACAACTCTCGTGTGCCCTTTAATTTAATTGAACTGGTTCGAGGTAAAAAAGTAATGGTCGGTGCAATTGATGTGGCAACCAACACTATTGAAACAGCGGAAGAAGTTGCTGATACGCTGCGTAAAACTCTTGAGTTTGTAGCTATCGAAAATCTTTATCCTTCGACAAACTGCGGTATGGCTCCTTTATCCCGAAATGTAGCAAGAGGTAAATTAAGTGCTTTAAGTGCAGGGGCAGAAATTATACGCAAGGAATTTGGGATTTAA
- a CDS encoding bile acid:sodium symporter family protein, giving the protein MKKLLKVLSKAGFDGFLLMIGTMILLAYFLPKPGMVKEPVSLEEIANVGVSLIFLFYGLKLSFEKLKAGLSNWKMHIVVQLTTFLFFPLIVLAFRPLFVNSGFELLWLGVFFLAALPSTVSSSVVMVSIAKGNIPAAIFNASISSLIGVVVTPLWVGLFIASATGDFDVTDIFIKLILQVLLPVIIGITLNSRFGAIAEKYKKQLKYFDQGVILTIIYTSFCKSFSEHLFEGFTVVELAGLAAGMIGLFFAVFFCVGLLSRLFDFSDEDRITVLFCGSKKSLVHGTVMSKVLFQHSTITGIVLLPLMLYHAFQLIAASIIAQRMARRNEV; this is encoded by the coding sequence TTGAAGAAATTATTAAAAGTATTAAGTAAAGCAGGTTTTGACGGCTTTTTATTAATGATTGGCACTATGATTTTGCTGGCTTATTTTTTGCCGAAGCCTGGTATGGTCAAAGAACCAGTTTCGCTGGAAGAGATTGCCAATGTAGGTGTGTCGTTGATTTTCCTTTTTTATGGTTTGAAGTTGAGTTTTGAAAAACTAAAGGCTGGGCTTTCAAACTGGAAAATGCACATTGTGGTTCAGTTGACAACCTTTTTGTTTTTTCCGCTCATCGTTTTGGCTTTTCGACCCTTGTTTGTCAACTCCGGATTTGAGCTGCTTTGGCTGGGTGTATTTTTTCTGGCCGCGTTACCATCAACAGTTTCCTCTTCGGTGGTCATGGTTTCCATCGCCAAAGGGAATATTCCCGCTGCCATTTTTAATGCGAGTATTTCAAGTTTGATTGGAGTAGTGGTTACTCCACTTTGGGTTGGGCTGTTCATCGCTTCTGCAACGGGCGATTTTGATGTCACAGATATTTTTATAAAACTGATTCTTCAAGTATTACTACCTGTTATTATCGGTATCACCCTCAACTCCCGTTTTGGCGCCATTGCTGAAAAATATAAGAAACAGCTCAAATATTTCGATCAGGGAGTTATTCTCACTATTATTTACACATCTTTTTGTAAATCATTCTCCGAGCATCTTTTTGAAGGCTTCACTGTCGTCGAACTTGCCGGACTCGCTGCGGGGATGATAGGATTATTTTTTGCTGTATTCTTTTGTGTCGGACTGCTTAGTCGTTTGTTTGACTTTTCAGATGAAGATCGTATTACGGTCTTATTTTGTGGCTCTAAAAAGTCATTAGTCCACGGTACCGTCATGTCAAAAGTACTTTTTCAGCACAGTACCATCACGGGTATCGTATTACTGCCGCTTATGCTTTATCATGCCTTTCAATTGATTGCCGCCAGCATCATCGCTCAGCGTATGGCTCGACGAAACGAAGTATAA
- a CDS encoding Lrp/AsnC family transcriptional regulator, whose translation MEELDTTDLLLLKILGNNSSFTIKELAAQVNLSPTPVLQRVKRLENNGYIKKYIALIDHEKFGHGFIVFCNIKLKQHDRNIGNSFVEDIMKIDEVVECYNISGDYDFILKVFAKDMKHYQNFVFNKLGSVESIGSTQSTFVMSEIKNLHNINL comes from the coding sequence ATGGAAGAACTAGATACTACCGACCTGCTTTTGCTGAAAATATTAGGAAACAATTCAAGTTTTACTATCAAAGAACTTGCCGCGCAGGTAAATCTGTCACCAACTCCTGTATTGCAGCGTGTAAAAAGGCTGGAGAATAATGGCTACATCAAAAAATACATTGCCTTAATTGACCATGAGAAATTTGGCCATGGATTTATTGTTTTTTGCAATATAAAGCTCAAACAGCATGATCGTAACATTGGCAACAGCTTTGTCGAGGATATTATGAAAATTGATGAAGTGGTAGAATGTTATAACATTTCAGGAGATTATGATTTTATTCTTAAGGTTTTCGCAAAGGATATGAAACATTACCAAAATTTCGTCTTTAATAAATTAGGCTCCGTCGAAAGTATCGGCAGTACGCAGAGCACTTTTGTAATGTCAGAAATAAAAAACCTGCACAACATAAATCTATAA